The Styela clava chromosome 13, kaStyClav1.hap1.2, whole genome shotgun sequence genome has a window encoding:
- the LOC144431444 gene encoding DDB1- and CUL4-associated factor 10-like isoform X2: MLIVIASTIFYSWTRKCLLLALMITPLQFGIFAILKRFSICKEVFRLRGHTSWVKNIEFHQPSKQLVSSGFDDTIRVWDINNVKDDENVETRVLLTVGGLLRIRLSPAGDNLYLSSSTFHEVIGINNLDLSSIEDDIGFIRAENDFLGLITKKRTIPSFNHLTQTKPVTRRNQIDRYRGCGSPVLDMYGDDIVGHSIDVHPNNSAILLHCIGAFDKVVYGFISVTY, from the exons ATGCTCATCG TGATTGCgtcaacaatattttattcatggACGAGAAAATGTTTGCTTCTTGCTCTGATGATCACACCATTGCAGTTTGGGATCTTCGCAATTTTAAAAAGGTTTTCCATTTGTAAG GAAGTTTTTCGGTTAAGAGGTCATACTTCATgggttaaaaatattgaattccaTCAACCATCTAAACAACTTGTTTCCTCAGGATTCGATGACACAATACGAGTATGGGACATTAATAA TGTGAAGGATGATGAAAATGTTGAAACTAGAGTATTGTTAACTGTTGGAGGTTTATTGAGAATAAGATTATCTCCTGCTGGTGACAACCTTTACTTGTCAAGTTCAACATTTCATGAAGTTATCGGAATTAATAATTTAGAT TTATCGTCTATAGAAGATGATATCGGTTTCATAAGAGCTGAAAATGATTTTCTGGGTTTAATCACAAAGAAGAGAACAATTCCTTCATTCAATCATTTGACACAGACGAAGCCTGTCACAAG ACGCAATCAAATTGATCGCTATAGAGGGTGTGGATCTCCTGTTTTAGATATGTATGGTGATGATATTGTTGGTCACTCCATCGATGTTCATCCGAATAACTCAGCAATACTTTTACATTGCATTGGTGCCTTCGACAAGGTTGTCTATGGCTTTATTTCCGTTACTTATTAA
- the LOC144431444 gene encoding DDB1- and CUL4-associated factor 10 homolog isoform X1 → MTNKVLQHKQDAHRDCVNNILFMDEKMFASCSDDHTIAVWDLRNFKKEVFRLRGHTSWVKNIEFHQPSKQLVSSGFDDTIRVWDINNVKDDENVETRVLLTVGGLLRIRLSPAGDNLYLSSSTFHEVIGINNLDLSSIEDDIGFIRAENDFLGLITKKRTIPSFNHLTQTKPVTRRNQIDRYRGCGSPVLDMYGDDIVGHSIDVHPNNSAILLHCIGAFDKVVYGFISVTY, encoded by the exons ATGACTAATAAGGTTCTGCAACACAAACAGGATGCTCATCG TGATTGCgtcaacaatattttattcatggACGAGAAAATGTTTGCTTCTTGCTCTGATGATCACACCATTGCAGTTTGGGATCTTCGCAATTTTAAAAAG GAAGTTTTTCGGTTAAGAGGTCATACTTCATgggttaaaaatattgaattccaTCAACCATCTAAACAACTTGTTTCCTCAGGATTCGATGACACAATACGAGTATGGGACATTAATAA TGTGAAGGATGATGAAAATGTTGAAACTAGAGTATTGTTAACTGTTGGAGGTTTATTGAGAATAAGATTATCTCCTGCTGGTGACAACCTTTACTTGTCAAGTTCAACATTTCATGAAGTTATCGGAATTAATAATTTAGAT TTATCGTCTATAGAAGATGATATCGGTTTCATAAGAGCTGAAAATGATTTTCTGGGTTTAATCACAAAGAAGAGAACAATTCCTTCATTCAATCATTTGACACAGACGAAGCCTGTCACAAG ACGCAATCAAATTGATCGCTATAGAGGGTGTGGATCTCCTGTTTTAGATATGTATGGTGATGATATTGTTGGTCACTCCATCGATGTTCATCCGAATAACTCAGCAATACTTTTACATTGCATTGGTGCCTTCGACAAGGTTGTCTATGGCTTTATTTCCGTTACTTATTAA
- the LOC120333751 gene encoding pyridoxal phosphate homeostasis protein-like, whose amino-acid sequence MMKIMSEGVIDIAGNLRAIQAAIKETTARRANNGAEPTLVAVSKTKSVLMIKKAYDAGQRHFGENYVKELLVKAKDADLNHLCPDIKWHYIGMLQKNKIAQLIGCPRLYMVETISSFEVADSFEKKTKEGTSYQVMIQVNTSGEDSKSGILPSECANLAFHIVENCPKLKLRGVMTIGSFGHDYSSGPNPDFECLRNCREKVCERLKIPLDNIELSMGMSADFKEAVLAGSTNVRVGSQIFGSREK is encoded by the coding sequence ATGATGAAAATAATGTCAGAAGGAGTAATTGACATAGCTGGTAATCTAAGAGCAATTCAAGCTGCCATCAAAGAGACAACTGCACGGAGAGCAAACAATGGGGCTGAACCAACACTTGTGGCTGTGAGCAAAACAAAATCTGTTTTAATGATCAAAAAAGCGTATGATGCTGGTCAGAGGCATTTTGGAGAAAATTATGTGAAAGAACTTCTTGTGAAGGCAAAAGATGCTGATCTGAATCATCTTTGTCCAGACATAAAGTGGCACTACATAGGGATGTTGCAGAAAAACAAAATAGCACAGCTCATTGGTTGCCCCCGTTTATATATGGTTGAAACAATATCATCATTTGAAGTGGCAGACAGCTTTGAAAAAAAGACAAAAGAAGGCACGTCCTATCAAGTTATGATTCAAGTTAATACCAGTGGTGAAGATAGCAAAAGTGGGATTTTACCTTCAGAATGTGCGAATCTAGCATTTCATATTGTTGAAAATTGTCCTAAACTAAAACTCCGCGGAGTAATGACTATTGGAAGCTTTGGACATGATTATTCAAGTGGGCCTAACCCAGACTTTGAATGCCTTAGAAATTGCAGAGAAAAGGTATGCGAAAGATTAAAAATTCCATTAGACAATATAGAATTGAGCATGGGTATGTCTGCAGACTTTAAAGAAGCCGTTCTAGCTGGTAGTACTAATGTTCGTGTTGGTAGTCAAATATTTGGTTCTAGAGAAAAGTAA